A region from the Aegilops tauschii subsp. strangulata cultivar AL8/78 chromosome 5, Aet v6.0, whole genome shotgun sequence genome encodes:
- the LOC141022875 gene encoding uncharacterized protein — protein sequence MKTLAWNCRGLLSPTAIQELLDLQGRLRADVVFLSESHLNNDKAEALRVKLGFDLFHLVASDGRAGGLVLYYNLSNEVVLNYSSDNCIDGIVMDGNYPAWRIAGFYGEPSWERKHLSWTYLRDIHANNSGPWMVLGDFNEITNMSEKEGGNIRPDHYMREFRDCIDDCGLQEVMMIGDTFTWSRGAVRERLDRALCNEMWAEKIPYAALVHEHHTHSDHRPILLDTEYFKLLMRQQQNRKRMFEARCLDEGTVNEIINSAWERAKLVGLGPSLADRTKAVLNDLHEWDRETLKSPKKRINKLKKDLEKIRRGPNTIEVQQKMEDIQVLIENLLDQEELI from the coding sequence ATGAAAACCCTAGCATGGAATTGCCGGGGGTTGCTCTCGCCCACGGCAATTCAAGAGCTTTTGGACCTCCAAGGGCGGCTGAGAGCAGATGTGGTCTTTCTATCGGAATCGCATCTGAATAATGACAAGGCAGAAGCATTAAGGGTTAAGTTAGGGTTTGATCTTTTTCATTTAGTGGCCAGTGATGGTCGTGCTGGTGGACTTGTACTTTACTATAATCTATCAAATGAAGTGGTTTTGAATTATTCTTCGGATAACTGTATTGATGGCATAGTGATGGATGGGAATTACCCAGCTTGGCGAATTGCAGGGTTCTATGGAGAACCAAGTTGGGAGAGGAAGCATCTCTCATGGACGTACCTTCGTGATATTCACGCAAATAATTCTGGGCCATGGATGGTTCTTGGCGATTTCAATGAAATTACTAATATGAGTGAAAAGGAAGGTGGCAATATCCGACCTGATCACTACATGCGGGAGTTCAGAGATTGCATCGATGATTGTGGACTACAGGAAGTGATGATGATAGGTGATACTTTCACATGGAGTCGAGGGGCCGTCAGAGAGCGGCTTGACAGGGCTCTATGTAATGAGATGTGGGCAGAAAAAATTCCTTATGCAGCCTTAGTGCACGAACATCATACCCACTCAGACCACAGGCCTATTCTGCTTGACACTGAGTACTTCAAACTGCTGATGAGGCAGCAGCAGAACCGGAAACGAATGTTTGAAGCCCGCTGTTTGGATGAAGGGACAGTGAACGAGATCATCAATTCAGCTTGGGAGCGTGCCAAGTTAGTTGGATTAGGTCCCTCCCTAGCGGACCGGACCAAGGCAGTGTTGAACGATTTGCATGAGTGGGATCGTGAGACCCTCAAGAGCCCCAAGAAGAGAATAAATAAGTTAAAGAAAGACCTGGAGAAAATAAGGAGGGGGCCGAACACTATTGAGGTCCAGCAGAAAATGGAAGATATTCAGGTTTTGATTGAAAACTTACTGGATCAAGAAGAGCTTATCTGA
- the LOC109763230 gene encoding probable protein phosphatase 2C 69 translates to MAMAAVPLGVLLRREVTSERMERPDVLCGEASRSRKGEDVTLLLADAGQRVAGDPSTSFSVFALFDGHHGSGAAIYAKNNLLNNVLRATPSGLTRDEWLAVLPRSLVAAFVKTDKDLQAAAESSGTTVTFVIIDEWVVTVASVGDSRCILESADGSLYHLSADHRFDSNRDEVERVTAWGSKVGQLNVVGGPEVGPLRCWPGGLCLSRSIGDMDVGECIIPVPHVKQVKLSNAGGRIIIASDGVWDDLTFEMALECSRGYPSDIAANRIVNEATLPRGLRDDTTCIVVDILPPEKLAPSPPTKWQGKTVLNNMFRVDLKNNMFRRKNSDASFKIDREYAEPDVVEEIFEDGSAMLSRRLSTGYALRNMFEPSSCAICQFRLKSGQGISIHANPLQQEKMQGWQGPFLCQSCHEKKKAMEGKRRPID, encoded by the exons ATGGCGATGGCGGCGGTGCCGCTCGGCGTGCTGCTGCGGCGGGAGGTGACGAGCGAGCGGATGGAGCGGCCCGACGTGCTCTGCGGGGAGGCCAGCCGCAGCCGCAAGGGCGAGGACGTCACGCTGCTCCTCGCCGACGCCGGCCAGCGCGTCGCCGGCGACCCTTCCACCTCCTTCTCCGTCTTCGCG CTGTTTGATGGCCACCATGGATCTGGAGCGGCCATATACGCGAAGAACAATCTGCTGAACAATGTCCTGCGTGCTACCCCTTCAGGTTTGACCAGGGATGAGTGGCTTGCAGTGCTTCCACGTTCACTCGTTGCAGCATTTGTCAAGACAGATAAGGATTTGCAAGCCGCAG CTGAAAGTTCTGGCACAACTGTGACATTTGTGATAATAGACGAGTGGGTTGTAACAGTAGCATCAGTTGGTGATTCACGGTGCATACTGGAGTCAGCTGATGGTTCACTATACCATTTGTCTGCTGATCATCGCTTTGACTCCAACAGAGATGA GGTGGAACGTGTAACTGCATGGGGAAGCAAGGTTGGACAACTGAATGTTGTTGGTGGTCCAGAG GTTGGTCCTTTAAGATGCTGGCCAGGTGGTTTGTGCCTATCTAGATCGATAGGGGATATGGATGTTGGTGAATGCATCATCCCTGTTCCTCATGTGAAGCAAGTGAAG CTATCCAATGCTGGAGGCAGAATTATCATTGCAAGCGATGGTGTCTGGGATGATTTGACTTTTGAAATGGCTCTTGAATGTTCTCGTGGATACCCATCCGATATAGCTGCCAATCGAATTGTTAAT GAAGCAACCCTACCTCGAGGACTAAGAGATGATACTACCTGCATCGTGGTGGACATACTACCTCCAGAAAAACTAGCTCCTAGTCCTCCAACAAAGTGGCAGGGGAAAACCGTACTCAATAATATGTTCCGCGTTGATCTGAAAAATAACATGTTCCGCCGAAAAAATTCAGATGCATCTTTTAAAATTGATAGAGAATATGCTGAGCCGGATGTGGTGGAAGAAATATTTGAGGACGGGTCTGCCATGCTTTCAAGAAG GCTTAGTACAGGATACGCACTTCGGAACATGTTTGAACCCTCCAGCTGTGCGATTTGCCAGTTTAGACTGAAATCTGGCCAGGGGATTTCCATACATGCTAACCCACTGCAACAGGAAAAAATGCAAGGTTGGCAAGGTCCTTTCCTCTGCCAAAGCTGCCATGAAAAGAAGAAAGCAATGGAGGGTAAACGGCGTCCAATAG ATTAG